A region of Paenibacillus sp. JNUCC-31 DNA encodes the following proteins:
- a CDS encoding DUF4280 domain-containing protein produces MALKQELDTQIQSAGDAPKSYVVAGAILKCNCGTQRTRLKIPFSHGVYIKGKAQMTVEDYIPGIHIGSFGNCSNLLNPAVETSTMVDIYGVKKAPCTPVLTMPWLHGKGDTEVEGKAALLSQCTHKCLYGGDIVIEDDGQQLDF; encoded by the coding sequence ATGGCGCTAAAACAAGAATTAGACACGCAGATTCAAAGTGCTGGAGATGCACCTAAAAGCTATGTCGTTGCTGGCGCAATTTTGAAATGCAACTGCGGCACACAACGAACACGTTTGAAAATTCCATTCAGTCATGGGGTTTATATTAAAGGCAAGGCACAAATGACGGTCGAGGATTACATTCCCGGCATACATATCGGTTCTTTCGGCAACTGCTCCAATCTACTGAATCCTGCTGTAGAGACCAGTACAATGGTTGATATTTATGGAGTCAAGAAAGCCCCGTGTACGCCCGTTTTGACCATGCCCTGGCTGCATGGCAAGGGAGATACCGAGGTAGAAGGGAAAGCAGCCCTGCTCAGTCAATGTACGCATAAGTGTCTGTATGGTGGAGATATCGTGATTGAAGATGACGGGCAGCAATTGGACTTCTAG